TGTCGTAGGCGGAGGCAATTTGTGGCGCGGCAAAACCGGGAGCGACCTGGGGATGGACCGGGCAACAGCTGATTATATGGGTATGCTTGCAACAGTTATGAACTCGCTTGCTCTTCAGGATAGTTTAGAATCTCTTGGAATCCAATCAAGGGTACAAACGTCAATTGAAATGAGACAGGTAGCTGAGCCTTACATACGAAGAAAAGCTATTCGCCATCTTGAAAAAAAACGGGTCGTTATTTTCGCGGCGGGCACAGGCAATCCTTACTTCTCTACGGACACGACTGCAGCCCTGCGAGCAGCTGAAATTGAAGCAGATGTGATCCTGATGGCTAAAAACAATGTGGACGGGGTATATAATGCTGACCCTCGAATTGATGAGACAGCTGTTAAATATGATGTGCTATCTTATCTTGATGTACTTAAAAATGGATTAGCCGTAATGGATTCTACTGCGTCTTCACTTTGCATGGATAATGATATTCCGCTTATTGTTTTCTCAATAATGGAAGAAGGAAATATCAAACGCGCCGTGATCGGTGAAACTATCGGAACGATTGTTAGGGGGAAATGACATGTCAAATGAGATATTAACTGAAACACAAGAACGAATGGATAAAGCGTTAGCTTCTTATCAGCGTGAATTGGCAACTGTCCGTGCCGGCCGGGCAAATCCTTCCTTGCTTGATAAAGTTACTGTAGATTATTACGGGGCACAGACTCCACTAAACCAATTGTCTTCTATCAGTGTTCCTGAAGCACGGATGCTGATCATCACTCCGTATGATAAAACAGCACTAGGAGATATCGAAAAAGCCATTCAAAAAGCTGATTTAGGCATTACGCCATCAAATGACGGAAACATTATTCGCATCGCTGTTCCTGCTTTAACAGAGGAAAGACGGAAAGAGCTTGTCAAGCTAGTTAAAAAATATTCAGAAGATGCAAAAGTAGCCGTCCGAAACATTCGCCGGGACGCAAATGACGATTTGAAAAAATCAGAGAAAAATGGCGATATAACAGAAGATGAATTGCGTTCTGCCGGGGAAGATGTTCAAAAGCTGACTGACGACTATGTCG
This window of the Bacillus gobiensis genome carries:
- the pyrH gene encoding UMP kinase, which codes for MDNPKYKRIVLKLSGEALAGEQGNGINPKVIHSVAEQVKEIAELGVETAIVVGGGNLWRGKTGSDLGMDRATADYMGMLATVMNSLALQDSLESLGIQSRVQTSIEMRQVAEPYIRRKAIRHLEKKRVVIFAAGTGNPYFSTDTTAALRAAEIEADVILMAKNNVDGVYNADPRIDETAVKYDVLSYLDVLKNGLAVMDSTASSLCMDNDIPLIVFSIMEEGNIKRAVIGETIGTIVRGK
- the frr gene encoding ribosome recycling factor produces the protein MSNEILTETQERMDKALASYQRELATVRAGRANPSLLDKVTVDYYGAQTPLNQLSSISVPEARMLIITPYDKTALGDIEKAIQKADLGITPSNDGNIIRIAVPALTEERRKELVKLVKKYSEDAKVAVRNIRRDANDDLKKSEKNGDITEDELRSAGEDVQKLTDDYVAKIDTVTKDKEKEIMEV